A region of Pongo pygmaeus isolate AG05252 chromosome 15, NHGRI_mPonPyg2-v2.0_pri, whole genome shotgun sequence DNA encodes the following proteins:
- the RPL10L gene encoding ribosomal protein uL16-like, whose translation MHRRRSCVAMGRRPACCYRYCKNKPYPKSRFCRGVPDAKIRIFDLGRKKAKVDEFPLCGHMVSDEYEQLSSEALEAARICANKYMVKSCGRDGFHMRVRLHPFHVIRINKMLSCAGADRLQTGMRGAFGKPQGTVARVHVGQVIMSIRTKLQNKEHVIEALRRAKFKFPGCQKIHISKKWGFTKFNADEFEDMVAKKRLIPDGCGVKYVPSHGPLDKWRVLHS comes from the coding sequence ATGCACCGCCGACGTTCATGTGTTGCCATGGGCCGCCGTCCAGCTTGTTGTTACCGGTATTGTAAGAACAAGCCGTACCCAAAATCTCGTTTCTGCCGAGGGGTTCCTGATGCCAAGATCCGCATCTTTGACCTGGGTCGAAAGAAGGCAAAAGTGGATGAGTTCCCACTCTGTGGCCACATGGTGTCTGATGAATATGAGCAGCTGTCTTCTGAAGCCCTGGAGGCCGCCCGTATTTGTGCCAACAAATACATGGTGAAAAGTTGTGGCAGAGATGGCTTTCACATGCGAGTGCGGCTCCATCCCTTCCATGTCATCCGCATCAACAAGATGTTGTCCTGTGCTGGGGCTGACAGGCTCCAGACAGGTATGCGAGGTGCCTTTGGAAAACCCCAGGGTACTGTGGCCCGGGTCCACGTTGGTCAAGTCATCATGTCCATCCGCACCAAGCTTCAGAACAAGGAGCATGTGATTGAAGCCTTGCGCAGGGCCAAGTTCAAGTTCCCTGGATGCCAGAAGATTCATATCTCCAAGAAGTGGGGCTTCACGAAGTTTAATGCTGACGAATTTGAAGATATGGTGGCCAAGAAGCGCCTCATTCCTGACGGTTGTGGAGTCAAGTACGTTCCCAGTCACGGCCCCTTGGACAAGTGGCGGGTTCTGCACTCATGA